Proteins encoded together in one Musa acuminata AAA Group cultivar baxijiao chromosome BXJ3-6, Cavendish_Baxijiao_AAA, whole genome shotgun sequence window:
- the LOC135639625 gene encoding probable galacturonosyltransferase-like 1, which produces MPPLSLSSTLLLLLAVLLSSSYCATAAAAEKHGAASGMPSFREAPQFYNAPSCPPPLPAGPGAACSPNALVHVAMTLDVAYLRGSMAAVLSVLRHTGCPQSVFFHFVASSAADYLRATVAGSFPSLGFQIYPFADEPRVAGLISTSIRAALDRPLNYARSYLARVLPECARRVVYLDSDLVLVDDVASLASIPLPDGVALAAPEYCNANFTSYFTATFWANPALSVVFEGRQACYFNTGVMVMELGRWRDGGYTEQIEEWMELQKRMRIYELGSLPPFLLVFAGRIAAVEHRWNQHGLGGDNYRGLCRDLHLGPVSLLHWSGKGKPWARLDAGRPCPLDALWAPYDLLLRAPFAIDDS; this is translated from the coding sequence ATGCCTCCATTATCGCTCTCCTCGACCCTCTTGCTCCTTCTCGCCGTGTTATTGTCGTCCTCCTATtgcgccaccgccgccgctgcagaGAAACATGGCGCCGCATCTGGCATGCCGAGCTTCCGCGAGGCGCCACAATTCTACAACGCCCCCTCGTGCCCACCGCCTCTGCCGGCGGGGCCTGGAGCCGCCTGCTCCCCCAACGCGCTGGTACACGTTGCCATGACCCTCGACGTGGCTTACCTCCGCGGCTCCATGGCGGCCGTCCTCTCCGTCCTCCGGCACACCGGCTGCCCGCAGTCTGTCTTCTTCCACTTCGTGGCCTCCTCCGCAGCGGATTACCTCCGCGCCACCGTCGCTGGATCCTTCCCCTCCCTCGGCTTCCAGATCTATCCCTTCGCCGACGAGCCCCGTGTCGCGGGTCTAATCTCCACCTCCATCCGGGCCGCGCTCGACCGGCCCCTCAACTACGCGCGCTCCTACCTCGCCCGCGTCCTCCCGGAGTGCGCCCGCCGCGTTGTCTACCTCGATTctgatctcgtcctcgtcgacgaCGTCGCCAGCCTCGCTTCCATCCCGCTCCCCGATGGCGTCGCGCTCGCCGCCCCGGAGTACTGCAACGCCAACTTCACGTCCTACTTCACAGCCACCTTCTGGGCCAACCCGGCGCTCTCCGTGGTTTTCGAGGGGCGGCAGGCCTGCTACTTCAACACCGGCGTCATGGTCATGGAGCTCGGCCGGTGGCGAGACGGCGGGTACACGGAGCAAATCGAGGAATGGATGGAGCTCCAGAAACGGATGCGGATCTACGAGCTGGGTTCGCTGCCACCTTTCCTTCTCGTCTTCGCGGGTCGGATCGCGGCTGTGGAACACCGATGGAACCAGCACGGCCTTGGCGGCGACAACTACCGCGGGCTGTGCCGCGACCTCCACCTGGGCCCGGTCAGCTTGCTGCATTGGAGCGGCAAGGGGAAGCCTTGGGCGCGCCTCGACGCCGGGCGACCGTGCCCGTTGGACGCCCTCTGGGCGCCGTATGACCTCCTCCTCCGCGCCCCCTTCGCCATCGACGACTCCTGA